The nucleotide sequence GCTTTAGATTCTTAAGCACTCTGAGTTTTAGAACCTTGGAGGAGCAATCAGCGTGCGCAAATTCTTCAAGAAGAGAGGAGTCGCACTTTTTGCTCAGAGGGAAAATTTCGGGGGAGAATTCGTTGACGCCTTGATTCAGCCGGTTTTCTCATCACTTCTCTCAAACGCTGAGCGGATCCTTCAAGCTCCGAGGGTGACGCGAGGCTAAGAGCAAGCATCAACGCATCGCGACGTTTCCGCTTCCCCTCTAAAATTTCACTGAGGCTGCTTTCTGACTGAATAGGTTGCTTCATGGTTGCGGATTCCGCCTTCAGTTCAGTTGGGATATTAGCACAAGCTAGTCGCCCCTTAGTCCTCAGATAACCCTTCGATTTCGGTTGATAGCTCCGCTCGGATACGAGAAAACAGCTTCTCAAGGGAAGTCGGCTGATCCTGAAGCAGATAACAGCCTACGAGTATGGTCAGCGGATGAACGTCCAATACCGATGCCAGTTCGTCTACCTTCTCAATCGTAGGGCTCTTCAGACCGCGCTCTAAGGTGCTGAGATAGGTCCGACTACTCACGTCGGAGAAATCTTCCTGGGAAAGCTTCCTCTCCGATCTCAGCTTTTTCAGGGCCGCGCCAAATGCCTGTTTCAGTTCCATATTGCCGACCTCGCAAAAGGAACGATGAAGCCTTTGCGAGCTCTATAGGGCTACAATCTATAGTGTTCACTTTTGGGATTGCGCTATGTTCATCACTCACAAACCAGCAGAGATTTTCCTCAGCGCGTACCTGGGTGATGACTCTATCCAGTACTGGCAGTACGTTGAGCAGACCACTCATTGTCCCTGGTTTTACGTCAGAGTGGGTCGACAACAAGGCGGTGAAGCGTTGACTAGCATGGTTATGCTTCCCAGCATTTCAGCGCTTGAGAAGCTACTTAACGAACAGGGAGCAGACATCTGGCTGTTGGATGCGCAGTTGGTTTCACCGGCTTATCTGAACGGAAGTGATGGGTGGAAGATGGAGAGGCTGTTAGAGGTGCGCGAAACAGTGGATGACATCAGTGAGGAGGCGGCCTACGTGTATAGTCTGGAGGGAGGGCATATCTACACTGAGGCCTTGGGGTCCAGCACATCCGATTTGCAAAACCCTCGTATCATTTTTTCGGCTACACCGGCATCTCGGCAAGCATGAGACCAACACGCTCGATCGGTTAACGGCATCTTCGACGCGCTAGCGGTTAGGCAATCTTGCCTGCCCGCCGCGTAAGTTGGCGGCGTTGGCAACCTTTCTGCCACTTACCGCTTTCGCAATGGAGTCAGTATGTTTTCGACATCCAATCCTTTCAGCAGACAGTTGTGCGCAATTGCCGACAGTGCTTCATAGAGCTGGTCTCGCTGCTTTATCAAGTCGGCATTCTCCGCCTGCAGATTAGCAATACGTTCTTCGAGGCTTCTTCGGCGGCGGGCACCGTCTGGATCTCTCCCACTCTCCTTGAGTTGTGCGATACGGGCGGACTCGATTCGCCTCCCACGGTCCCCCACTAAGGTAGCTCGGCTAGTTAGGCCCAATCGACGCTGCACTTCGGGGCGTGAAATAGGCGCGTTCTCTAGTCCTAAGCTAATCATTTGGGCGAGGAGGGCGTCGATCGCCTCATCCAAGGTCCCGCCTCTCAAGGTCTGTCGATGAGCCATGATCGCCTCTAATCATCTGAAACAGAGCTGTGCCGTTTGTCCGTGTCCGCAATCGTCATTGGATGCCCATTCGGAAATACGCGTTGCACACCTACATTGGTATCGCGTGCGAGGACGGATTTTAAATTGTTGAGCTTGTCCTCTTGGTCCGCCAGCCATACATCGCTGCCTGCCTCTCCGGCGCCGGCATCGCGCATGATGGTAATTGCGGTAGACAAATTCTCGGCTTGTCTCTCAAGATTGGCGCGCTCGGATGGAGTGCCCATCAGATGGAGATGCGAGCAGCCGTTCCAGCACTGAAGATGCTTAGGGCAGGGCGCTTGGGAGAAATCGTGAATGCAGCCTCCAAAGGGTGTCACATGCAGCGCCGTGGCGTGCACGGTGAGGAATGCTTCTGCCCTGGTCGTGCCTTTATCTGACAACAAAGCATGGTAACTGTCGGTCAACGCACCCTGAATGCGCCTATCTCTTATGCCTGCATGTAGAAAGTCGATGCGCTCGTGATGGCTATTGAACGCCAAGAACTCCTGATGGGCATCAGTGTTTTCTTCAATGCTTGTGTGCTGGTAATAGACATTCTGGTCGAGACGTTTTCGACCCAGGGCCAACGCTTGCTGAACATCGCTCATACCGGTCAGGTGGTAAATGGTGTTTCGCCAGTGTCGAGGTTGGTGGCTTGTTAGCCGAATCGGAGTCCCATCGGATTCAGTTAATGAACGACGCGAAAAAATGGACGTATATTTTTCATCGTCACCTAACGCGTGATTGATATCCACGATGGTGACTCGACGCGGGACCGCACGAAACACATTTGCCTCGCGTCCACCGAAACGAAATTGGCCGTCGAAAGCGATGGCAAGAGTTTCGCTGGTTCTAAGTAGGATACGAAGCTCTCCCCCGACATTTTCTGTTAGTACCGCGTGTCCACGGAGCTTCGGGACGATCAGTCGTTCAATCTCACCCGCGACGTAGCGTCGATTTAACGACTTTCCTCGTTTCTCATCTGGCTCATCGTCGAACGGATGGACGCCGTTGCGCGTAAGGAAAAGGTACAGATTTCTGTTTGCATTCCTTGTTTGGCTAAAACCTAACCAATCCAAGACCATTGCCTCGGAGATCACTGATTGAGGAGGGTAGCTCCAAATACGACCTGGGTGGAGTTCTTGCCAAGCGGCAATCTCTCGCTGCTCTTCGGTTAGCGTCTTTAATCGCTCTACCGCTCGCCTGGCTAAAGGAACGTCGCTTTCAGCCAACCAATGAACACGGGATTGAAACTGCTTTTCCGCAAAGTACCTGATCCCACATTCGACCAGAGGGTTGCCATTGGCATCTACAACCAATTCTCCTGTCGTCCCTTTGATCGGCCTTTCGACCCAGCAATCACAGGGAATTACTGCTACTTCATTGCCTCGTTGCCCAGTCGCGATCAATAAATCGATCACACGCAGCAAAATTTCTTCTCCATCACTGAGCGGGTTATTCGAACATAGGGCATATGCTTCCATTGCCTCACGAGAAGGCAATCTATCATCAGATTTACGCTGTTTTACCGCACGATCAGGATCGTGCAATGAAATGTAGTCGTGGCGACGGTTTTCTGGTTTTGCATCATGCTCAAAATGGATGGCGATCTCGGTTAATTGCAGTTTATCAATCGTATCCGCTATTACCTGAAGATGAGAGATCGCGTCGTAAAGGTTTTTGTAGCCACTCTCGCGGAGAAATCCTACGACACGGTCAAAATCGCCCCGCGCCAACTGTATGGGGTCGGATACGCCACGTTCAAATAAGGGTTGTACAGCCGCCGGGCGGCAATACTGTATGCAGCGACCATCGAAAACTTCAGACTCCGGGTGCGCTGCAGATATACGATTAACGCCTTGCAAAAATCCTGAAAATCCAAAGGGAGGGCTGCTTTAGGAGGAACAGAATAGCCATACTTTTCAAGAGATTGTCGGTGTGTTTCAAAGGTTATGGTCTGTTGCTTTAGGCGTTGAGGCAGCCAGCGCTCGACCGACCACAGCGTTGACCCCCACGACGTTGTAATCGGTAATGACTGAAAAATCGCTTGTTCCTGGTTAATGAAGCTTTCGAGACTCTGCCTTGCCCTAGACGGCGTCATCTTCGGCATCCTCCGTGTGCTGCCGGCAGCGCTCGATCGTAGCGCTTACCGCCAGGATGGTTGTCTGATGCTGGGCGAGGGGCCGGTTGTGAATGAGATCTCCGGCTTGTTCTGCAATGTCTATGAACCGTTGGGCTTCTCGTTGCAGCGCCTCTTTCACCTGCTCATGACGGCCGTCAGCAAAGGGGTGAAACTTCTTGCAGGTGTAGCAGGCATAGACGGGATTGTAGGGGCAGTGCGTATGGACCGGGAGGGCGCATGCACCGATGTCCCCTATGTACTGCGTATCAATGACGCCGCTGATGGCTCGCTCTGGTTTTGCTTCGCTGCGCTGGACGATTTCCCCAGTTAGTAAACTGCGCATGATTGAGAGCATCCCCGATCTCTCGCACCGAGAGACGTTTCCCGTCGAGGCTCACAAACAGCGGCTCGCATGCGCTACCAAAGCGACGTTGATGCCCCAAGATATGCTGTTCAATCTTTTCACCCAGTCGGGTAGTTACTTTGCGGGGCCTTCGTTCTGGTCGGCGTTGACCAACCTTCTTGGCCATGGGTAACCAAAGGGTGTAGTACTTCTCATCTTCAACGGTTTCTATAACCTCAAAATCCGCAATCTCCAGCGAATGAAATTGAATCGAACGCGGCCCCAATTCAAAACCCAGGTGGAGCATTATATTGAACTGAGCATCTACCCAGTCATCTGAAGGAACCTTCCGCTCTATACGTTTGAGCAAGCGAATTTCCTCATCGAGTTCCAAGCCGGACTGAGAGAGAAAAATTCGAGAGTACGGGGCTGAGCGTTCGGTTTTGAAATCCTTGATCTTTAGATAAATGTCGTTGCTGAATCCGGTGATTCCTCTATCCATTGCCCAGCGATAAAGCGTGCGAAAGACGACTACGTACTCTCTAGAGCAGTTCCAACTGTTGAATGCGCTAATAATTGCATCGGCTGCCCATGGGAATTTCAAGGAAATATCACTTTCCGAAACCCGATGGAGCATTCTCGCGCCCCTATATGCAGTTGAAGGGGAGTATTTCTCTAACATATGGACCATAAATGCTTTGGCTATTTCGATAAACTCTAAATTCAGCTTTAGCCCAGACCAATCAATGTTCATTGCCATGCCGCCGTCGTACCACGTCCAGACGCTCAATCGAGTATCGACGTATCTTGGCTGGTCATTAGTGCGAGTTCGAATCGCAACCTGAGCCGGGCCCTCGAACACGTAGGCCGGAAAAGAGGAGGAGAGTGAAGCCTGTTCTTGATCGGCTGATTTGGTCACGGCGAACCTCCTTAACTGTCAAGTCGGCTCCACGCTGCCGAGGCGCGCTGGGCGTTATGGCGGTTGGCCGACTCGGCTAGATAACGACTTGCATAACGGCGTGGCATCGCCGAAGTATCAGACCAGCCGCAGACACGTCGGAGTTCGTCCGTGGCGCGCTCGAGGTCATGCCCACTCTTCTCGACCAGGTAAGCCAAGAAACGGTCGGCGAAGGTGTGGCGAAAGTCATGCGCAGAAAGTGTAGGCAACAACCTCGGATGAGCCAGTTCAATGGTCAGAAACAGCCGATCGAGAACGTTAGACAATGCGCGAATCGACAGCGGGCGGCCTCGGTCAGAGATGAACAGATAGCGGTACAGCAATTTCATCGGTTTGCCGTCACGCAGAGGACGCCGTTCCCCCTGGATATAGTGCTCGTAGACCTCATACAACTGTGCGGAGATACCTACTGTCCTTCCGTGTGTTTTCAGCGCAGGCTCTTCAGCGCGCGGATCGCCTGGATCATGTTCGCGGTCATTGATACTGACATAGGCATGCTGAGAACCCTGGTTGATATCCGTGGTGTAGAGCTTCAGAAGCTCTCCGCGACGGATACCGGTTTCCAGCAGCAATTCGATCATTAGCCAATTGCGCAACTGCAATCGCTCCGGAAACGGATTCTCCGCAGCGCCCGGGCGAATCAGTGTGCGAATGATATGGAGTTGCGTATCTGTCAGGCTGCGGTAACGAGCGTGGTCGGGACGAACATTGATGATATGGCTCTCAAAGCGTCGTACAATGACGTCGGCAACATCTGCAAATACTACATCGATGTTAGCCTGGGTGGTTGAGCTCTGACGGGCGCGCGGGATGTATCGGGTGACACACCAGGACAGGTACTGCTTCAACAGCCGCAGGTACTGGTCACGGGTGCGCGGATCGATCTGCGGAAAAGATGCCGTTTTAGCTTTGCCGATTCGGGCGACCAGATTATCCGCCTGACGGCCGCTTTGGAGCCAGATGGCGTAACCGTCCAGTAACGCCAGAATCGCTTCAAAGTGACAGGCAAAGATGGCCTCATCGATATCCAGCTCCCGGCTTTTGGCATAGGTGTAGAAAGCCTGGATCGCACGCAGGTGCGCTGCGGCGGTGTTGTATGCACGATGCCTGAGCTTGAGCTGGACGTAGATGAATGGGACTAGCTTGGGCAATGGCGCCGCTAGACCATCCTGCACAAGCAGTGGCACGCGCTGACCGGACGAGAAACGACACTGAATCAGCTTCATTGGCAGCCACCTCATTCAATGACGCGCCATGAACACGAAGGACATGGCCCGTTGAGAGAGTGGACGCCAGAAGCGTCTTTGTCTAATCAGTGCTTTAAGCTGCTCATGAACCTATCTGACATAGCACCTGATTTAACATAATATACATTATGCGTAACAAGATGTTACCAAACCAGGTGCGATATGAGCACTCTTCACTCCAACGCTCGCTGGATTTGGATTCACCCGCAGTAACTGACATCGATGTCACCCGCATTTGATCGAGACTAAAACCGGGTACCTGCCGATCCCTTTTGAATTCAGCTCACAAACCACTGACATCGCGCTGAGCCAGTCAGGTTTACTTGGCTGCGCACTAACCCTCAAACCGCGACGAAACAGTCTCGCAATCCTAGGACCCGGCTAAAAAGCACTTACAATCGTCTCCTTTTACCAGGACCACCATCATGCCGCGTTTTTTCCCCCTGGCTTTATTCCTTCTGACCAGCCAGGCCATGGCGTACCCAGCCCTCAAGGACACCGAGCTTTACACCGAAAAGACCCACGACTGCCAGGATGTCGACCTCGCCATCTGGCAGCATCCAGCGCGCACCGTGCTCGAGAAAAACGGCATCAAGCTGGAGCGGGTTCAGCTTTGTAATGGTGGGCGTTATCCAATCTTTCAGGGGGAAGTCCCTTACGATCCCCAAGGCCAGACCAAAGACTTCTTCCTTCCCTTGTACGAGCAACTGAGGAAGGCAAACGGCAAGTGGCCCTACGTGTTGGTCGCCAGCAATTATGGCGAGATGGTGTATGTCAGCTATCCAAAAAGCGATTCAATTTCACTGGCTTACGAGAACTTTGAGGCGCCTTAGCCGGCTGTCCACGGCACAGTCGTTCTGCCCTGCCCCCATCGGCTGATTACCTGGATTGCCGGATTCGGTCCGGCATGAGTTTTTCATAGTATTCATCCAACTCCGCCCTCAAATACGCCAACTTAATGGCGTCGATTTTGTCACAATCACCAATATTCAAAATAGCGACGTTTTCCCGACGGAAGGCGGTTGTGCGCCATTGCTGGAGATTCGAAAGAAGGCTCATTATCCGCCTGTCATTGGTACTCGCTTGGGCTCGTCCGAGCTCAATGCAAGGTGCATCAATCGCATTGCTTCGATAGGAGCAACCTCAGATGATGACCGTGTACGTTATGGTTATGACCCTCTGCAGGGGCGACGAAGGCTGCGTGGAAGTGCGCAAAACCGAGCCGACCTATGTCACTAAAGAGCTGTGTTTGGCGAAAGCCCGGGACATAGCGCCCCGTAAAGGCGTGAAGTTCAAGTGTCGCAGCGAAC is from Pseudomonas sp. B21-056 and encodes:
- a CDS encoding helix-turn-helix domain-containing protein, whose amino-acid sequence is MELKQAFGAALKKLRSERKLSQEDFSDVSSRTYLSTLERGLKSPTIEKVDELASVLDVHPLTILVGCYLLQDQPTSLEKLFSRIRAELSTEIEGLSED
- a CDS encoding tyrosine-type recombinase/integrase, which encodes MKLIQCRFSSGQRVPLLVQDGLAAPLPKLVPFIYVQLKLRHRAYNTAAAHLRAIQAFYTYAKSRELDIDEAIFACHFEAILALLDGYAIWLQSGRQADNLVARIGKAKTASFPQIDPRTRDQYLRLLKQYLSWCVTRYIPRARQSSTTQANIDVVFADVADVIVRRFESHIINVRPDHARYRSLTDTQLHIIRTLIRPGAAENPFPERLQLRNWLMIELLLETGIRRGELLKLYTTDINQGSQHAYVSINDREHDPGDPRAEEPALKTHGRTVGISAQLYEVYEHYIQGERRPLRDGKPMKLLYRYLFISDRGRPLSIRALSNVLDRLFLTIELAHPRLLPTLSAHDFRHTFADRFLAYLVEKSGHDLERATDELRRVCGWSDTSAMPRRYASRYLAESANRHNAQRASAAWSRLDS